The genomic stretch TTAAGAACGAAAACCTACAAAGCACAACCAGTCAAAAGAGTATACATACCTAAGAAAAATGGAAAGAAACGACCATTGGGAATTCCGACAATTCAAGACCGTATTGTTCAACAGAGTTTAGTAAATGTGTTACAACCAAAATTTGAGGATCTACTGTTTCATAATTGGTCAGTAGGATATCGACCAAATCGAGGAGTTCAAAGAGCCCTTCAAATAATCTTATGGAATATAGAACAGGGATATAATCATATATACGATTGTGATATAAAAGGCTTCTTCGATAATATTCCACATAAGAATCTAATCGGAATATTAAAGAAATACGTCTCGGACCGAACGGTCCTTAGTCTCATAGAACAATGGTTAAAGGTTGGACACATGGAAGAAGGAAAACTGATTCATTCTGACTACGGGACTCCTCAAGGTGGAGTAATTTCACCATTACTAGCAAATGTCTATCTTAATGAATTGGATTGGGAATGGGATTTGAATGGTATTCGCTTCGTTCGTTACGCAGATGATTTTCTTTTATTTGCGAAATCAAAAGAATTAATCGAAAAAGCAGCGTCCTTAACTAAAGAAAAGTTGAAAGAGTTAGGATTAGAGATTTCAAAAGAGAAAACTAGAGTAGTCAACTTTGAGAAGGACGATTTCGATTTCCTAGGTTTTACATTTCATCATTGGAGACCGAATAAGAAAGTTAATAAACCTATATTTCATGTGACACCTAAGGAAGAATCAATCAAAGACTTTCGATTGAAAATTAAAGAAAAGACTCGAAAGACTTTAACTCTGAGCAAAGAAGAATGGGTTAGTCGTGTGAATCCAATTATACGTGGAAAAGTCAATTATTATGTGACAATCATCAAAGCGATTAAGGCTAATGAAGAACTAGGTCAGACAAGTCATTGTATTACCAGATGGACGAGAAATCGACTTCGAAATCTAGATGGATACATAAGAAGGCGACTGCGAGTAGCCTTTATTCATAAACATCCAACCCAAAGAAAAGGGGATAAAATGAATAGTTTATGGAATAACTCATTCTTTCTAAAGACTAACCTAATCCCATCTTATTGGCTTTACTTAAATAAAGCTTTCGGCTACACAAAAGAACAATATTTAAATGACATGAAGAAAACAACTAAACGCAACATACATACAAGGATTAAAAGAGAAAGAGAAAAGGGAAAAGAATATTACAACCCTATTCGTCTCCAAAAGATGCAAAATGCCTGGAATGCATCCTCTTGATAAACACTACAACATATGGGTAAGCCGTATGCCTTAATTGGGCAAGTACGGTTTGATAAGGGGGAAGTCTCGTGAGAGATTTCCCTACTTTATTTTATTGAACAAAATGCCTGTTTAGTTGCTTAAGAATTTAGAGTGTATAATGGGATGATGCTAGAAAATTCGCTTATTAAGAAGAATATGATTTTAATTATAAATACCACAACTGTATAAGGAGGACTTATGAATAAACTTAAAGAATTTTATTGGGATATTTTATATAGGTTGTTTAGGATACAGTCTAAAAATGCAGGCTGGACAACATTTGCCCCTTTGAGAATTGCCCCTGAATATAGTGTTAACTTGGAAAAAGGTCAAGTTACAGGAGAAGTAAAATATAATGAAAAGATATACTTGACTGTTATTGTAGATGTTCCTAACGAAAGTACTGTGGTTAAAGGGAGTCTTAGACGTATTCATAAACATACAAGACCATTTAAAAAACATAATTACATAGAAATTATTAAAGATAATGCGGAATATTTTATTGAAAACAAAATAGCAAATCCAAAGGAACACTATGATAAGCTATTCAACTAACTAATGAACTAGTTTTATAAAATGGCAACTGAAAGAATCAGATTCCATTTTTAATTTTGATATAATATTAATAGGTTGGTAAATACATATTGACATCTTGGGGGAATTAATTTGGAAAAAGCTATTAGAAAAGGTCTCATTTATGGTATTTTGTTTGGGATAGCAATTGCAATTTTATTTATTAAACATTATGAAATTAACACATCATTTCAAGGAAATGAGATTATTTATTTAAACAAATTTGATTACTTAATATTAATTTTAAAGCGTGGCATTGTTGGTTCATTTTTTGGAGCCTTTCTAGCTTTTATTATTTTTAAACTAAATGATTCATTAAAACTGAGTAAAAAAATGAAATTTGCTGCCATTATATTTGGCATATGCGTAGTTGGACCAGTTATACAATATTTAGTTTCTTTAAGACTCAATGAATTATCGCTGTTTAACTAGAGCGTTCGTAAGTTAGTGATTAATCTTTAACCTGATTGAAGGGACTTAAAATGAAAAAGAAAATTAGTGTAAGTTGGTTAATAGTATTATTATTTATTTTTTATTTAATATCGACTTTTGTAGGTGGTTCAACTTTTGAGGATTTTTTAGCTAGGAATAAAAATATTCATTCTGATCGAACTAACCATACAGAAGGATGGACTGGTCCGAATAACGAAAAACTTGATTGGGACTCAAGCGAAGAGAATTATAGAATTATTTATGTAAGATATGCTTATACCTTTATTAAACCAAATAAAAAAATAATGGAAGTATCTGCAATAAAAATTTTTGGAATTTGGATTGATACCACTAAAAGTAAACAGTAAGAAAAAGAGATTTAAAATGAAATAAATTACTTATTGAACTAACGCATGTCATTGTTCAATAAGACTTCCTAAAGTTGTCTAATTAGACAACTTTTTTAGTCGAAACATCAGCATTTAAAAAGAGGCAACTAAAAATTGCCTCTTTTCAAATGTGCACAAAAAACCATTTTCAAGTAATTCCCAAGAACCGGTAACTAAACAACTAATTAATTCTTGAAAGCAAAGGATCAATATTCACTTTCCATGGAGAAAGAGGTGACGTTCTCACCAATATAAAAGTAATATTGGTTCTAACCCGACCTTTATTTTTAATAAAGAGATTAAGTTCAACTGGTATTTCAGATGCAAG from Arthrobacter citreus encodes the following:
- the ltrA gene encoding group II intron reverse transcriptase/maturase, yielding MNQEWKFKLHSVYGQLLFDRKLTKSFEQVKANKGTGGIDGESIESYESNLNGNILSLLEKLRTKTYKAQPVKRVYIPKKNGKKRPLGIPTIQDRIVQQSLVNVLQPKFEDLLFHNWSVGYRPNRGVQRALQIILWNIEQGYNHIYDCDIKGFFDNIPHKNLIGILKKYVSDRTVLSLIEQWLKVGHMEEGKLIHSDYGTPQGGVISPLLANVYLNELDWEWDLNGIRFVRYADDFLLFAKSKELIEKAASLTKEKLKELGLEISKEKTRVVNFEKDDFDFLGFTFHHWRPNKKVNKPIFHVTPKEESIKDFRLKIKEKTRKTLTLSKEEWVSRVNPIIRGKVNYYVTIIKAIKANEELGQTSHCITRWTRNRLRNLDGYIRRRLRVAFIHKHPTQRKGDKMNSLWNNSFFLKTNLIPSYWLYLNKAFGYTKEQYLNDMKKTTKRNIHTRIKREREKGKEYYNPIRLQKMQNAWNASS